The following are from one region of the Piliocolobus tephrosceles isolate RC106 unplaced genomic scaffold, ASM277652v3 unscaffolded_1371, whole genome shotgun sequence genome:
- the LOC111531002 gene encoding leucine-rich repeat extensin-like protein 3, translated as MTGKLPPISQFPPRLVPGFMIPHPPDPSCPPNTSHSHKPSHPCAHKSLPLLQSAKPLLPLQKHVDFSVFCPNCYPTVAHTCPPHYPTLILYLPCSSAIRYKPSICHCSGPRTFPCDSPICSPLPPPSPPCQHSGPRTLFCDSPICPPTPPPSPACKHCRSRAVSWDASTHASTPPP; from the coding sequence ATGACAGGAAAGCTCCCTCCAATTTCTCAATTTCCACCCCGCCTGGTACCTGGTTTTATGATTCCACACCCTCCTGATCCATCCTGCCCTCCTAATACATCCCACTCTCATAAGCCATCCCACCCTTGTGCCCACAAATCCCTCCCTCTTCTTCAATCTGCCAAGCCCCTTCTTCCTCTCCAGAAGCATGtggatttttcagttttctgcccTAACTGTTATCccactgtggctcatacctgcccTCCCCACTATCCTACCCTAATACTCTACCTGCCCTGCTCTTCTGCTATTCGTTACAAACCATCCATTTGTCATTGCTCTGGTCCCAGAACTTTTCCTTGTGATTCCCCAATCtgttcccctcttcctcctcctagcCCTCCTTGCCAACACTCTGGTCCCAGAACTCTTTTCTGTGACTCCCCTATCTGTCCTCCTACTCCTCCTCCTAGCCCTGCTTGCAAACACTGTCGTTCCCGAGCTGTTTCCTGGGATGCCTCTACCCATGCCTCTACCCCTCCTCCTTAG